One part of the Leclercia sp. LSNIH1 genome encodes these proteins:
- the yjfN gene encoding DUF1471 family protease activator YjfN: protein MELTMKRSLALTTLLLSAGLVSTAAQSAEFASADCVTGLNEIGLISVSDISGSPQDVERMIALKADEQGASWYRIIKMQEESHADRWRAQAILYV from the coding sequence ATGGAGCTGACGATGAAACGATCTCTTGCTTTGACCACACTGCTACTCTCAGCCGGTCTGGTGAGTACGGCAGCACAGTCAGCTGAATTTGCCAGCGCTGATTGTGTGACGGGTTTAAACGAAATTGGATTGATCTCCGTGAGTGATATCTCAGGGAGCCCGCAGGACGTAGAGCGCATGATTGCGCTGAAGGCCGATGAGCAGGGTGCCTCGTGGTATCGCATCATAAAAATGCAGGAAGAGAGCCATGCCGATCGCTGGCGGGCGCAGGCCATACTTTATGTCTGA
- the yjfP gene encoding esterase produces the protein MIELEVRQLGDHEIVHAVPAGKGAKPLPVVIFYHGFTSSKLVYSYFAVALAQAGFRVVMPDAPDHGARFSGDEQARLGQFWPILHGNLTEFAPLRDALYQAGLVADERLAVAGASMGGMTALGIMARYPEVKCVASLMGSGYFTSLARTLFPPQQPGSFASMVAPLADWEVTTALPRLADRPLLLWHGEEDDVVPAGETFRLQQALQQEGLDKNLTCLWEAGVKHRITPGALDATVAFFRQHL, from the coding sequence ATGATTGAACTTGAAGTACGGCAGCTTGGCGACCATGAGATTGTACATGCTGTTCCGGCAGGAAAAGGAGCTAAACCGCTTCCGGTTGTTATTTTTTATCATGGTTTTACCTCATCAAAACTGGTCTACAGCTATTTTGCGGTGGCGCTGGCGCAGGCAGGTTTTCGGGTGGTAATGCCGGATGCCCCCGATCACGGGGCCCGTTTTAGCGGTGATGAGCAAGCCCGCCTGGGACAGTTCTGGCCGATCCTGCATGGCAACCTCACCGAGTTTGCCCCGCTGCGGGATGCGCTATATCAGGCCGGGCTGGTGGCCGATGAACGGCTCGCGGTGGCCGGGGCCTCAATGGGGGGAATGACCGCGCTGGGCATTATGGCGCGCTATCCGGAGGTCAAATGTGTGGCAAGCCTGATGGGCTCGGGCTACTTTACCTCGCTGGCCCGCACGCTGTTTCCGCCGCAGCAACCCGGGTCATTCGCGTCGATGGTCGCACCGCTTGCTGACTGGGAGGTAACGACCGCGCTACCGCGTCTGGCTGACCGCCCGCTGCTGCTGTGGCACGGTGAGGAGGATGATGTGGTGCCCGCCGGGGAGACGTTCCGCCTGCAACAGGCGTTGCAGCAGGAAGGGCTGGATAAAAATCTGACCTGTCTGTGGGAGGCGGGAGTAAAACACCGTATTACGCCGGGCGCGCTCGACGCCACGGTCGCGTTTTTCCGCCAGCACCTTTAA